In Nicotiana tabacum cultivar K326 chromosome 11, ASM71507v2, whole genome shotgun sequence, a single window of DNA contains:
- the LOC107813491 gene encoding uncharacterized protein LOC107813491, whose protein sequence is MQEELHQLERNKVWHLVPRPSNRTIVGTRWVFRNELDEHGNATKNQARLAVQGFNQEEGIDYDETFGPVARMKVIRIHIAFASYMEFTLFQMDVKSAFLNANSLCEKFAKLMGSEFKMSTMGKLNIFLDLQEKQSIKRTCISHKCIKELLKRPNIVFSVELHARFQSDPEKSHLKAAKRILRYFKVTQNLVLYYTSSDNFNLISCVDTDYAGYLVDRKNISEMAHFLESYFISRGTRKQNSVAFSTTKEEYDAAAS, encoded by the exons ATGCAAGAGGAATTGCATCAACTTGAAAGAAACAAGGTATGGCACTTGGTACCTAGACCCTCAAATAGAACCATCGTAGGGACTAGGTGGGTATTTAGGAATGAGCTGGATGAACATGGAAATGCTACAAAGAACCAAGCAAGGCTTGCTGTCCAAGGATtcaatcaggaggaagggatcgattatgatgagacttttggcCCAGTAGCTCGCATGAAAGTTATTAGGATCCACATTGCCTTTGCTTCATATATGGAATTCACCTTATTCCAAATGGATGTGAagagtgccttcctgaatg CTAActcattatgtgaaaaatttgctaaactcatgggaagtgagtttaaaATGAGTACGATGGGGAAACTAAATATCTTCCTGGATCTTCAAGAGAAGCAGTCCATAAAGAGAACGTGTATCAGTCATAAATGCATCAAAGAACTCTTGaaaag GCCAAACATTGTATTTAGTGTGGAATTACATGCAAGGTTCCAATCAGATCCCGAGaaatctcatctgaaggctgctaAGAGAATTCTGAGATATTTTAAGGTCACACAGAACCTGGTTCTGTACTATACTTCAAGTGACAATTTCAACCTTATTAGTTGTGTTGACACTGATTATGCAGGTTATCTGGTGGACAGGAAAAACATATCTGAAATGGCTCATTTCCTTGAATCATATTTTATCTCACGGGGTACTAGGAAACAAAACTCAGTAGCTTTCTCAACAACTAAAGAAGAGTATGATGCAGCTGCCTCGTGA